The proteins below come from a single Streptomyces tubercidicus genomic window:
- a CDS encoding ATP-binding protein — protein sequence MRHHVPLGRFPVQSIGAFIPWRGAKEVSGVALVVAQEVPTSSIMAVPHGPVGVGMARRRMREELLASGVQDTVVDDAVLILSELLSNSCRHARPIYENGSPGSATAETNDAPVASVRASWRIDAQGRLTVAVTDGGGPTRPLPATPSITARGGRGLAIIRSLAKDWGVHDSVVGEVTVWAALSLQGAFATRVDLTPDLPPSLTRRAGVRTGRPLPGFPDFDDLP from the coding sequence ATGCGTCACCATGTGCCGCTTGGCCGGTTTCCGGTCCAGTCCATTGGGGCATTCATCCCGTGGCGTGGGGCAAAGGAGGTCTCGGGGGTGGCGTTGGTGGTGGCACAAGAGGTGCCGACGTCGTCGATCATGGCCGTACCCCATGGTCCCGTGGGCGTAGGCATGGCCAGGCGGCGCATGCGAGAAGAGCTGTTGGCAAGTGGAGTTCAGGACACAGTCGTCGATGACGCGGTCCTCATCCTTTCGGAGCTGCTGAGCAATTCGTGTCGCCATGCGCGTCCGATATACGAAAACGGATCACCGGGCTCCGCAACGGCTGAGACGAACGACGCACCGGTGGCATCCGTCCGGGCGTCCTGGCGCATCGACGCACAGGGCAGACTCACCGTCGCGGTCACGGACGGCGGCGGCCCGACCCGGCCCCTTCCGGCCACTCCGTCGATCACGGCGCGCGGCGGCCGCGGGCTGGCGATCATCCGCTCGCTCGCCAAGGACTGGGGCGTACACGACTCGGTCGTCGGCGAGGTGACGGTCTGGGCGGCGCTTTCGCTGCAAGGTGCATTTGCTACGCGCGTGGATCTGACGCCCGATCTGCCGCCCTCGCTCACCAGGCGCGCGGGAGTGCGCACGGGGCGGCCGCTGCCGGGCTTCCCGGACTTCGACGATCTGCCGTAG
- a CDS encoding glycerophosphodiester phosphodiesterase, translating into MTYARPSQDARPDRPTISVIAHRGASEDAPEHTLAAYRKAIEDGADALECDVRLTADGHLVCVHDRRVNRTSNGRGPVSALELADLAMLDFGSWKGEGFANEAPDRQHEDPERTSVLTLERLLELVADADRRVELAIETKHPTRWAGQVEERLVELLTRFGHTNPALRTDWTPAVRVMSFSARSLHRVRAAAPCIPGVYLMQFLTPRHRDGRLPPGVGIAGPGIRILRSHPDYVARAHRAGHRVHVWTVNDTADVELCQELGVDAVITNRPKQVRIQLGLG; encoded by the coding sequence GTGACCTATGCCCGCCCCTCCCAGGACGCCCGTCCGGACCGTCCGACCATTTCCGTCATCGCCCATCGCGGTGCCTCCGAGGACGCGCCGGAGCACACCCTCGCGGCCTACCGCAAGGCGATCGAGGACGGCGCGGACGCCCTGGAGTGCGATGTCCGGCTGACCGCGGACGGGCATCTGGTCTGCGTGCACGACCGGCGGGTGAACCGCACGTCCAACGGGCGCGGCCCGGTCTCCGCCCTGGAGCTCGCCGATCTGGCCATGCTCGACTTCGGTTCCTGGAAGGGCGAGGGGTTCGCGAACGAGGCACCGGACCGGCAGCACGAGGACCCCGAGCGGACCTCCGTACTGACGCTGGAGCGGCTGCTGGAGCTGGTCGCCGACGCGGACCGCCGGGTCGAGCTGGCCATCGAGACCAAACACCCGACGCGCTGGGCCGGACAGGTGGAGGAGCGGCTGGTCGAGCTGCTGACCCGGTTCGGGCACACCAATCCGGCGCTGCGTACGGACTGGACCCCTGCGGTCCGCGTCATGAGTTTCTCGGCGCGCTCACTGCACCGCGTACGGGCCGCGGCCCCCTGCATCCCCGGCGTCTACCTGATGCAGTTCCTCACCCCGCGGCACCGGGACGGCCGGCTCCCGCCCGGCGTCGGCATCGCGGGCCCCGGGATACGCATCCTGCGCTCGCACCCCGACTACGTCGCCAGGGCGCATCGCGCGGGCCATCGCGTCCACGTGTGGACCGTCAATGACACCGCCGATGTCGAGCTGTGCCAGGAACTGGGGGTGGATGCGGTGATTACGAATCGCCCCAAACAGGTACGAATCCAACTCGGCCTTGGCTAA
- a CDS encoding ATP-binding protein → MSIWWSLHLRREAASVPLARRLLLGTMETAGVDPDICYDLSVALSEACANAVEHGGDATEDYRVTAFIDGDTCRIEVTDSGPGFRCPAPPAPPHTAATDRPLPAPVPTPAQAPEFAEDGRGLFLIEALTDHVRYRNRTGRPGAVVSFDKILKWREGAALPMAS, encoded by the coding sequence ATGAGCATCTGGTGGTCACTCCATTTGCGGCGCGAGGCTGCGAGCGTGCCGCTCGCCCGTCGCCTGCTGCTGGGCACGATGGAGACCGCGGGGGTAGACCCGGACATCTGTTACGACCTGTCGGTGGCCCTCTCCGAAGCCTGCGCGAACGCCGTCGAGCACGGCGGCGACGCCACCGAGGACTACCGCGTCACGGCCTTCATCGACGGCGACACCTGCCGCATCGAAGTCACCGACTCGGGCCCCGGCTTCCGCTGCCCCGCACCCCCCGCCCCACCCCATACGGCGGCCACGGACCGCCCCCTCCCGGCCCCCGTGCCCACCCCCGCGCAGGCCCCCGAGTTTGCCGAGGACGGCCGGGGGCTCTTTCTGATCGAGGCCCTCACCGACCACGTCCGCTACCGCAACCGCACGGGCCGCCCCGGCGCAGTGGTCAGCTTCGACAAGATCCTCAAGTGGCGCGAGGGGGCGGCGCTTCCTATGGCGTCGTGA
- a CDS encoding S1C family serine protease — translation MSTENEGAAVPPEAKPPAGPPPDSAPASASGAQAPDAPYAPPPPGFAPTAGSAPGAGHPPQPGYGHPGDDPTPDQTAQIPPYPGTGQGTPGAGGGWGQQPPYGGDPWAVPGSPAPKRRSGGLIAAVLVAALVAGGIGGGIGFWAAGQNDSASTTVSAPGDPGALNRKPTSVSGIAQKALPSVVTIEAQGATGEGGTGTGFIYDKQGHILTNNHVVASAADGGKLTATFSNGKKYDAEVVGNARGYDVAVIKLKNASGAPLNPLPLGKSGNVQVGDATIAIGAPFGLSGTVTTGIISAKDRPVASSDGGGSSASYMSALQTDASINPGNSGGPLMDAAGNVIGINSAIQSAGNGGGMGGESQQSGSIGLGFAIPIDQAKRVAQDLIRTGKPVYPQIGVQVGMRDTGDGATIAQTGNNGSKAVTPNGPADKAGLRPGDTITKLDDTVVDSGPTLISEIWQHKPGDEVTLTYKRGGKEHTAHVTLGQRTGDK, via the coding sequence GTGAGCACCGAGAACGAGGGAGCCGCCGTCCCGCCGGAGGCCAAGCCGCCGGCCGGGCCGCCGCCGGACAGTGCCCCCGCGTCGGCCTCCGGCGCCCAGGCTCCCGACGCCCCGTACGCGCCGCCCCCGCCGGGCTTCGCCCCGACCGCGGGCTCGGCTCCGGGCGCCGGACACCCTCCGCAGCCCGGCTACGGCCACCCCGGCGACGACCCCACCCCCGATCAGACCGCCCAGATCCCGCCGTACCCGGGCACCGGCCAGGGCACCCCCGGTGCGGGCGGCGGCTGGGGCCAGCAGCCCCCGTACGGCGGCGACCCCTGGGCCGTGCCCGGCAGCCCCGCGCCCAAGCGGCGCAGCGGCGGGCTGATCGCGGCCGTCCTGGTGGCCGCGCTGGTGGCCGGCGGTATCGGCGGCGGCATCGGCTTCTGGGCCGCGGGCCAGAACGACAGCGCCTCGACGACGGTCTCCGCGCCCGGCGACCCCGGTGCGCTGAACCGCAAGCCCACCTCCGTCTCCGGGATAGCGCAGAAGGCGCTGCCGAGCGTCGTGACGATCGAGGCGCAGGGTGCCACCGGCGAGGGCGGCACCGGCACCGGCTTCATCTACGACAAGCAGGGCCACATCCTCACCAACAACCACGTCGTCGCCAGCGCGGCCGACGGTGGCAAGCTCACCGCGACGTTCTCCAACGGCAAGAAGTACGACGCCGAGGTCGTCGGCAACGCCCGCGGCTACGACGTCGCCGTGATCAAGCTGAAGAACGCCTCCGGCGCCCCGCTCAACCCGCTCCCGCTCGGCAAGTCCGGCAATGTGCAGGTCGGCGACGCCACGATCGCCATCGGCGCCCCCTTCGGCCTCTCCGGCACGGTCACCACCGGCATCATCAGCGCCAAGGACCGCCCGGTGGCCTCCAGCGACGGCGGCGGCAGCAGCGCCTCGTACATGAGCGCCCTGCAGACCGACGCGTCAATAAACCCCGGTAACTCCGGCGGCCCCCTGATGGACGCCGCCGGCAACGTGATCGGCATCAACTCCGCGATCCAGTCGGCCGGCAACGGCGGCGGCATGGGCGGCGAGTCCCAGCAGTCCGGCAGCATCGGCCTGGGCTTCGCGATCCCCATCGACCAGGCCAAGCGGGTCGCCCAGGACCTGATCAGGACCGGCAAGCCGGTCTACCCCCAGATCGGCGTCCAGGTCGGCATGCGGGACACCGGCGACGGCGCGACCATCGCCCAGACCGGCAACAACGGCTCCAAGGCCGTCACCCCGAACGGCCCCGCCGACAAGGCCGGCCTCCGCCCCGGCGACACCATCACCAAGCTCGACGACACGGTGGTCGACAGCGGCCCCACCCTCATCAGCGAGATCTGGCAACACAAGCCCGGCGACGAGGTCACCCTCACCTACAAGCGCGGCGGCAAGGAGCACACCGCCCATGTCACCCTGGGCCAGCGCACGGGCGACAAGTGA
- a CDS encoding NUDIX domain-containing protein, which produces MSDNEHEAKMARPRMASGALFFDEQGRVLMLEPTYKDYREIPGGYVEAGESPLQACVREVREELGISPEIGRLLAVDWAPSPAEGDKVLYLFDGGVLPVQLRDQIQLQAAEIGAYDFHLLDAVADLTIPRLARRIVAAAAARTEGRVAYLEHGHAPGHDGPVSPHGPA; this is translated from the coding sequence ATGAGCGACAACGAGCACGAGGCGAAGATGGCGCGCCCGAGGATGGCCTCGGGCGCGTTGTTCTTCGACGAGCAGGGCCGGGTTCTGATGCTGGAGCCGACGTACAAGGACTACCGGGAGATCCCAGGGGGCTACGTCGAGGCTGGCGAGTCACCGCTGCAGGCGTGCGTCCGGGAGGTCCGCGAAGAACTGGGTATCTCGCCTGAGATTGGCCGCCTGCTCGCTGTGGACTGGGCGCCTAGTCCGGCTGAAGGTGACAAGGTGCTCTACCTCTTCGACGGCGGCGTGCTGCCGGTGCAACTCCGGGACCAGATCCAACTGCAAGCCGCGGAAATCGGCGCCTACGACTTTCACCTGCTGGACGCCGTCGCCGACCTCACGATCCCGCGGCTGGCTCGGCGAATCGTCGCTGCGGCAGCGGCACGGACCGAAGGACGGGTGGCCTATCTGGAGCACGGTCACGCTCCCGGGCATGACGGTCCGGTATCGCCTCACGGACCAGCGTAA
- a CDS encoding bifunctional DNA primase/polymerase, whose amino-acid sequence MREILGRRRKLLFRRGGRSALLGAALHCATEWQWPVLPGVGIRPAGRQQAGARLGLGERTGRRCSCPDPECVVPGAHPFDPGLLAATTDARMVRWWWANRPDAPIVLATGGRAPCAVSLPAVAGARALAALDHFGVRLGPVVATPTRWSLLVSPYDLAELGELLHSQDWVPSSLRFHGEGGYLVLPPSQIAAGRVRWERPPLAGPAAPWLPKVATIVDALVTASTGTPDGGSRLAY is encoded by the coding sequence ATGCGCGAGATCCTCGGAAGGCGACGCAAGCTCCTGTTCCGGCGCGGCGGAAGGTCGGCGCTGCTCGGTGCGGCGCTCCACTGCGCCACCGAGTGGCAGTGGCCCGTACTTCCCGGTGTGGGGATCAGGCCCGCCGGCCGGCAGCAGGCCGGTGCCCGGCTCGGCCTCGGCGAGCGGACCGGCCGCCGGTGCAGCTGCCCCGACCCCGAATGCGTGGTGCCCGGCGCGCACCCCTTCGACCCCGGTCTGCTGGCGGCCACGACCGATGCCCGGATGGTGCGCTGGTGGTGGGCGAACCGCCCCGACGCCCCGATCGTGCTGGCCACCGGCGGCCGTGCGCCCTGCGCGGTGAGCCTGCCCGCCGTCGCCGGTGCCCGCGCCCTGGCGGCCCTGGACCACTTCGGCGTACGCCTCGGCCCCGTGGTGGCGACGCCCACCCGCTGGTCGCTGCTCGTATCGCCGTACGACCTCGCGGAGTTGGGTGAGCTGCTGCACTCCCAGGACTGGGTGCCCAGCTCGCTGCGGTTCCACGGGGAGGGCGGCTATCTGGTGCTTCCGCCCTCCCAGATCGCCGCGGGCCGGGTCCGCTGGGAGCGGCCGCCGCTCGCCGGTCCGGCCGCGCCCTGGCTGCCGAAGGTGGCCACGATCGTGGACGCCCTGGTCACGGCGAGCACCGGCACCCCCGACGGCGGCAGCCGGCTCGCGTACTGA
- a CDS encoding YcnI family protein: MPQQQADASRTRRFARRLPLVGAAAVGSVVLLAAPAFAHVSVQPAGPAPKGGYATVNFKVPNERDDASTVKLEVTLPTDQPLASVMPQPVPGWKIDVKTSKLAKPIEMHGEKIDKAPSKITWTAEDKGVEPGRFQQFPVSVGMLPEDADQVVFKALQTYDDKEVVRWIEPTKEGAPEPENPAPVLQLTAAEDEHGGADAKSGDKGHVKSAAAGQDAADGDTTARVLGAVGIVVGLIGIGFGVFAGRRRSA; the protein is encoded by the coding sequence ATGCCGCAGCAGCAGGCGGACGCGTCGCGGACCCGGCGGTTCGCGCGACGGCTGCCGCTCGTGGGCGCCGCGGCGGTCGGCAGTGTGGTGCTGCTCGCAGCCCCGGCCTTCGCCCATGTCAGCGTGCAGCCGGCGGGCCCGGCCCCCAAGGGCGGCTATGCGACCGTCAACTTCAAGGTGCCCAATGAGCGGGACGACGCCTCGACGGTGAAGCTGGAGGTCACGCTGCCCACCGACCAGCCGCTGGCCTCGGTCATGCCGCAGCCGGTGCCGGGCTGGAAGATCGACGTCAAGACGTCGAAGCTGGCCAAGCCGATCGAGATGCACGGCGAGAAGATCGACAAGGCCCCCTCGAAGATCACCTGGACCGCGGAGGACAAGGGCGTCGAGCCCGGTCGCTTCCAGCAGTTCCCGGTCTCCGTCGGCATGCTGCCCGAGGACGCCGACCAGGTCGTCTTCAAGGCCCTCCAGACGTACGACGACAAGGAGGTCGTGCGCTGGATCGAGCCGACGAAGGAGGGCGCCCCGGAGCCGGAGAACCCGGCGCCGGTCCTCCAGCTGACCGCGGCCGAGGACGAGCACGGCGGCGCGGACGCGAAGAGCGGCGACAAGGGCCACGTCAAGAGCGCCGCGGCCGGCCAGGACGCCGCCGACGGTGACACCACGGCGCGCGTCCTGGGCGCCGTCGGCATCGTCGTCGGCCTCATCGGAATCGGCTTCGGTGTCTTTGCCGGCCGGCGCCGCAGCGCCTGA
- a CDS encoding TetR/AcrR family transcriptional regulator: protein MTTAHHAPGETRPGGRTARTRKAVLAAVFQELEDGGFAGLTMEKVAQRAGIHVATLYRRWRSVEGLVCELLAERSSDVPLPDTGSLPEDLRVLARSIADFYGEARMSCLIEAVVSAAARDPQAAAVMRSVFGERLALAGRMVRRAVERGELPADTDPEAVMSALGAPFSYRILIARRPVDRDLADSAATAVWAAARAGAYTRRSGGGPANDTPPGGS from the coding sequence GTGACGACAGCGCACCACGCCCCGGGCGAGACCAGACCCGGTGGACGTACGGCACGTACCCGCAAGGCCGTACTGGCCGCGGTTTTCCAGGAGTTGGAGGACGGCGGCTTCGCCGGACTGACCATGGAGAAGGTCGCGCAGCGCGCCGGGATTCATGTGGCGACGCTCTATCGCCGCTGGCGCTCCGTCGAGGGCCTGGTGTGCGAGCTGCTGGCCGAGCGGAGCTCCGATGTGCCGCTGCCGGACACCGGCAGCCTGCCTGAGGACCTGCGTGTGCTGGCCCGCTCGATAGCCGACTTCTACGGCGAGGCGCGGATGAGCTGTCTGATCGAGGCGGTGGTGTCCGCCGCGGCGCGTGACCCGCAGGCGGCGGCGGTGATGCGGTCCGTCTTCGGCGAACGGCTGGCGCTGGCCGGCCGGATGGTGCGGCGGGCCGTCGAGCGTGGCGAACTGCCCGCGGACACCGACCCGGAGGCAGTGATGTCGGCGCTCGGGGCGCCCTTCTCCTACCGGATTCTGATCGCCCGCCGCCCCGTGGACCGGGACCTCGCCGACTCCGCCGCCACCGCCGTCTGGGCGGCGGCCCGCGCGGGCGCGTACACGAGAAGGAGCGGCGGCGGCCCGGCCAACGACACGCCCCCCGGCGGAAGTTGA
- a CDS encoding DUF5926 family protein → MAKKRRPQPQAAASKIKDGEVPVVGAREPCPCGSGRRYKACHGRQAAHAATELVQRPFEGLPGECDWVALRELVPAATAELTLKGGLPEGVPSVTLATVLPMAWPALRRDNGAVMLGLQNDTASGDLSRDLADTLQRALAAEPGTPVAAGRAAPDGPRLQDLLDPDAAFEPAVQTGFEFWVENAENATGEVAASLERANAAAIPTARIPGLEGAYWCEAPDKNHLRWVTGHPEEQLLDALARLHAAGASSLGEDTRLVGSFRAHGLVVPVWDLPSSMSAEEVAKPAAAFAERLAEALAADAPLTPEERRARGGLTNRQITLS, encoded by the coding sequence ATGGCCAAGAAGCGCCGTCCCCAGCCCCAGGCCGCAGCATCGAAGATCAAGGACGGCGAGGTGCCGGTCGTCGGCGCCCGTGAGCCCTGCCCGTGCGGCTCCGGCCGCCGGTACAAGGCCTGTCACGGCCGACAGGCGGCGCACGCCGCCACCGAGCTGGTGCAGCGCCCCTTCGAGGGCCTGCCCGGTGAGTGCGACTGGGTGGCGCTGCGCGAGCTGGTGCCCGCCGCCACCGCCGAGTTGACGCTGAAGGGCGGTCTGCCCGAGGGCGTCCCGTCCGTGACGCTGGCGACCGTGCTGCCGATGGCCTGGCCCGCGCTGCGCCGCGACAACGGCGCGGTGATGCTCGGACTGCAGAACGACACCGCCTCCGGAGACCTCAGCCGCGACCTCGCCGACACCCTCCAGCGCGCGCTGGCCGCCGAGCCCGGCACCCCGGTCGCCGCCGGCCGCGCGGCGCCCGACGGTCCGCGACTGCAGGATCTGCTCGACCCGGACGCGGCCTTCGAGCCGGCCGTCCAGACCGGCTTCGAGTTCTGGGTGGAGAACGCCGAGAACGCCACCGGCGAGGTCGCCGCCTCCCTGGAGCGGGCCAACGCGGCGGCCATTCCCACCGCCCGGATTCCCGGCCTGGAGGGCGCCTACTGGTGCGAGGCCCCGGACAAGAACCACCTGCGCTGGGTCACCGGGCACCCCGAGGAGCAGCTGCTGGACGCGCTCGCCCGGCTGCACGCCGCGGGCGCCTCCTCGCTCGGTGAAGACACCCGCCTGGTGGGCTCGTTCCGCGCCCACGGGCTGGTCGTCCCGGTCTGGGACCTGCCCTCGTCGATGAGCGCCGAGGAGGTCGCCAAGCCCGCCGCGGCGTTCGCCGAGCGGCTGGCCGAGGCGCTCGCGGCGGACGCGCCGCTGACCCCGGAGGAGCGCCGGGCGCGCGGCGGGCTCACCAACCGCCAGATCACCCTGAGCTGA
- a CDS encoding PP2C family protein-serine/threonine phosphatase, giving the protein MTAPHVPKVAGIEPALPAPTHTVDPRVGNTPASPTAGTPSGGSPATLPGAPRDTAPDAASAPAPGDAPDLSAVDQLAAVQDRLAGWISDLSTLHDLTEQLARTRTLEDALHELLRAGASLVGARRGLVVLAPADGYGPETTIGLGLGHADIGTIETIPRRALSYARILDGLPEPGAGGDGTRPAAGDAGRPPGARGAAAAGPCTEISEPDIPGEKGLDPRLREVAARLGYAASYAIPLTADPIGRTGAAVWLYDEPAEPTERQRHLIGLYRAHAAEHLARLLELHRSRQAVRILREELLPHRLPRVPGVRLAVRHSSGPRGGGDWYDALPLPDGALGLAIGSVTGSGPSAVAAMGRLRASLRAYAVMEGEDPVAVLSDLELLLRLTEPARSATALFAFTEPPPGAPGGPPAPPMPGGITDPFARKIVLAGAGHCPPLILGDLRTEYVETSLSAPLGMLACWEAPSVEIEPARGETLLLYSDGLLHRTGEPMDRAFTRLHAAAAGVPRAARHDPEAVVDHIVRTMLPQGLDDPASKEDVVLLAAYFEE; this is encoded by the coding sequence ATGACCGCCCCGCACGTTCCGAAAGTGGCTGGAATCGAACCAGCCCTTCCCGCCCCCACGCACACTGTCGACCCGCGCGTGGGGAACACCCCCGCGAGCCCCACCGCCGGCACCCCGTCCGGCGGCTCGCCCGCCACCCTTCCGGGCGCCCCTCGGGACACCGCACCCGACGCCGCGTCAGCCCCCGCCCCCGGCGACGCCCCCGACCTCTCCGCCGTCGACCAACTCGCCGCCGTGCAGGACCGGCTGGCCGGCTGGATCTCCGACCTCAGCACCCTGCACGACCTGACCGAACAGCTGGCGCGCACCCGCACGCTGGAGGACGCCCTCCACGAGCTGCTGCGCGCCGGCGCCTCCCTGGTCGGTGCGCGGCGCGGGCTGGTCGTCCTCGCCCCGGCCGACGGCTACGGCCCGGAGACCACCATCGGCCTCGGCCTCGGCCACGCCGATATCGGCACCATCGAAACCATCCCGCGCCGCGCCCTGTCGTACGCGCGGATACTGGACGGCCTCCCGGAGCCGGGCGCCGGTGGCGACGGCACCCGGCCCGCGGCCGGCGACGCGGGCCGTCCCCCCGGCGCCCGCGGCGCGGCGGCGGCCGGACCGTGCACCGAGATCTCCGAACCCGACATCCCCGGTGAGAAGGGGCTCGACCCGCGCCTGCGGGAGGTCGCGGCCCGGCTCGGGTACGCCGCCAGTTACGCCATCCCGCTTACCGCCGACCCCATCGGCAGGACCGGCGCCGCGGTCTGGCTCTACGACGAACCGGCCGAGCCCACCGAACGGCAACGCCATCTCATCGGCCTCTACCGGGCGCACGCCGCCGAACACCTCGCCCGCCTCCTGGAGCTGCACCGCAGCCGGCAGGCCGTACGGATCCTCCGTGAGGAGCTGCTGCCGCACCGGCTGCCGCGGGTCCCCGGCGTCCGCCTCGCGGTGCGGCACAGCAGCGGGCCGCGCGGTGGCGGCGACTGGTACGACGCGCTGCCGCTGCCGGACGGCGCACTGGGGCTGGCCATCGGTTCGGTGACCGGCTCCGGGCCGAGCGCGGTGGCGGCCATGGGGCGGCTGCGGGCGTCGCTGCGCGCCTATGCCGTCATGGAGGGCGAGGATCCGGTCGCGGTCCTCTCCGACCTCGAACTGCTGCTGCGGCTGACCGAACCGGCCCGCAGCGCCACCGCGCTGTTCGCCTTCACCGAGCCGCCGCCCGGCGCGCCCGGCGGGCCGCCCGCGCCCCCGATGCCGGGCGGTATCACCGACCCGTTCGCCCGCAAGATCGTCCTGGCGGGGGCCGGCCACTGCCCGCCGCTGATCCTCGGTGATCTGCGGACCGAGTACGTGGAGACCTCGCTGTCCGCGCCGCTGGGCATGCTGGCCTGCTGGGAAGCGCCGAGCGTGGAGATCGAACCGGCCCGCGGCGAGACCCTGCTGCTCTACAGCGACGGGCTGCTGCACCGCACCGGCGAGCCCATGGACCGCGCCTTCACCCGGCTGCACGCCGCCGCCGCGGGCGTCCCCCGGGCCGCGCGGCACGATCCCGAGGCGGTCGTCGACCACATCGTGCGCACGATGCTGCCGCAGGGTCTGGACGATCCGGCGTCTAAGGAGGACGTCGTGCTGCTCGCGGCGTACTTCGAGGAGTAG
- a CDS encoding aminopeptidase P family protein, with protein MTDALTPETPDEDEQPIKQRKNGLYPGVSDELAENMKSGWADTELRDLQPIEQAPNAARRRAALSARFPGERLVIPAGNLKTRSNDTEYQFRASTEYVYLTGDQTDDSVLVLEPTGDTHEATIHRLPRSNRENGEFWLNGMGELWVGRRHSLQEAEALLGVPCKDVRELADALKEATGPVRVVRGHDAGIEAALTDKVTAERDEELRVCLSEARAVKDEFEIGELQKAVDSTVRGFEDVVKVLDKAEATSERYIEGTFFLRARVEGNDIGYGSICAAGPHATTLHWVRNNGEVRSGELLLLDAGVETHTLYTADVTRTLPVNGRYTDLQRTIYDAVYEAQEAGIAAVKPGAAYRDFHDAAQRVLTEKLVEWGLVEGPVERVLELGLQRRWTLHGTGHMLGLDVHDCAAARTEHYVNGTLEPGMVLTVEPGLYFQADDLTVPEEYRGIGVRIEDDILVTADGNRNLSAGLPRRSDEVETWMAGLLGK; from the coding sequence GTGACCGACGCGCTCACTCCGGAGACCCCGGACGAGGACGAGCAGCCGATCAAGCAGCGCAAGAACGGCCTTTACCCGGGCGTCTCGGACGAGCTCGCGGAGAACATGAAGAGCGGCTGGGCCGACACCGAGCTGCGCGATCTGCAGCCGATCGAGCAGGCCCCGAACGCCGCCCGGCGCCGGGCGGCGCTGTCCGCGCGCTTCCCCGGTGAGCGCCTGGTGATCCCGGCGGGCAACCTGAAGACCCGCTCGAACGACACCGAGTACCAGTTCCGCGCCTCGACGGAGTACGTCTACCTCACCGGCGACCAGACCGACGACAGCGTCCTGGTCCTGGAGCCGACGGGCGACACCCACGAGGCGACGATCCACCGGCTGCCCCGCTCCAACCGCGAGAACGGCGAGTTCTGGCTCAACGGCATGGGCGAGCTGTGGGTCGGCCGGCGCCACAGCCTCCAGGAGGCCGAGGCTCTGCTGGGCGTCCCCTGCAAGGACGTCCGTGAGCTGGCCGACGCGCTCAAGGAGGCCACCGGCCCGGTCCGTGTGGTGCGCGGCCACGACGCCGGTATCGAGGCCGCGCTGACCGACAAGGTCACCGCCGAGCGGGACGAGGAGCTGCGCGTCTGTCTCTCCGAAGCGCGCGCGGTGAAGGACGAGTTCGAGATCGGCGAACTGCAGAAGGCCGTCGACTCGACGGTGCGCGGTTTCGAGGACGTCGTGAAGGTCCTGGACAAGGCCGAGGCGACCAGCGAGCGCTACATCGAAGGAACGTTCTTCCTGCGCGCCCGCGTCGAGGGCAACGACATCGGCTACGGCTCGATCTGCGCCGCCGGCCCGCACGCCACCACCCTGCACTGGGTCCGCAACAACGGCGAGGTCCGCTCCGGCGAACTGCTCCTGCTGGACGCCGGTGTGGAGACCCACACCCTCTACACCGCGGATGTCACCCGCACCCTGCCGGTCAACGGCCGCTACACCGATCTCCAGCGCACGATCTACGACGCGGTCTACGAGGCCCAGGAGGCGGGCATCGCGGCGGTCAAGCCGGGTGCGGCCTACCGCGACTTCCATGACGCGGCGCAGCGGGTGCTCACCGAGAAGCTGGTCGAGTGGGGCCTGGTCGAGGGCCCGGTCGAGCGGGTGCTGGAGCTGGGCCTGCAGCGCCGCTGGACCCTGCACGGCACCGGCCACATGCTCGGCCTCGACGTCCACGACTGCGCCGCGGCCCGCACCGAGCACTACGTCAACGGCACGCTGGAGCCCGGCATGGTGCTGACCGTGGAGCCCGGACTGTACTTCCAGGCGGACGATCTGACGGTCCCTGAGGAGTACCGGGGCATCGGCGTCCGCATCGAGGACGACATCCTCGTGACGGCCGACGGCAACCGGAACCTGTCGGCCGGGCTGCCGCGGCGGTCGGACGAGGTCGAGACCTGGATGGCCGGGCTGCTCGGCAAGTAG